The following proteins come from a genomic window of Pleuronectes platessa chromosome 2, fPlePla1.1, whole genome shotgun sequence:
- the LOC128461214 gene encoding tumor necrosis factor receptor superfamily member 3 isoform X1 translates to MSHTLVMMVSLKCSVAFIYVLSIWTMGYAGSCDEQQTPNDGMCCDRCRPGEYMKQLQCDARDKAVCSPCPEGFYSEHFNRFDRCEKCKSCPHEYAVKCTPTTNAKCSCRSGFLCSSNECLTCEENKCVAGEILNRTDIPQGGQLIKYSYRCEAACTANAYFDVKEKTCKQRTQCSAFGLAELFPGNKTHNSVCDICARMHCKGGDSSNTILGIGFLLLSVCFLAILSAVCVKSLRKHRAKNYPVLGFSTADFPLPKEECGLQLSISDECKECSSLDENQTSAIPILCTLG, encoded by the exons ATGAGCCACACACTGGTCATGATGGTTTCTCTGAAGTGTTCGGTTGCATTTATATATGTGCTGAGTATTTGGACTATGGGATATGCTGGGAGCTGTGATGAGCAACAGACTCCGAACGACGGAATGTGCTGTGACCGTTGTCGTCCAG gtGAATATATGAAGCAGTTGCAATGCGATGCGCGTGATAAAGCTGTCTGTAGCCCCTGTCCTGAGGGCTTCTACTCTGAACACTTCAACAGATTTGACAGATGTGAGAAATGCAAGTCATGCCCTCATG AATATGCTGTGAAATGTACACCAACCACAAATGCCAAATGTTCGTGTCGCTCGGGTTTCCTGTGCTCCAGCAACGAGTGTTTGACTTGTGAGGAAAACAAGTGTGTCGCAGGGGAGATACTGAACAGAACAG ACATTCCCCAAGGTGGACAGTTGATTAAGTATTCCTACAGGTGTGAGGCAGCATGTACTGCTAATGCCTATTTCGATGTGAAAGAGAAAACCTGCAAGCAAAGGACACA GTGCAGTGCATTTGGACTCGCAGAACTATTTCCAGGAAACAAAACCCACAACTCAGTTTGTGATATTTGTG CACGGATGCACTGCAAAGGTGGAGACTCCAGCAATACGATTCTTGGCATCggcttcctgctgctctctgtctgcttccTGGCTATTCTGTCTGCTGTCTGTGTAAAGAGTCTGAGGAAGCATAGAGCAA aAAACTATCCTGTGTTAGGTTTCAGCACTGCAGACTTCCCCCTGCCGAAAGAGGAGTGTGGACTCCAGCTCAGTATTTCCGATGAATGCAAGGAGTGCAGCAGTTTGGACGAAAACCAAACATCTGCAATCCCCATTCTTTGTACTTTAGGATAA
- the LOC128461214 gene encoding tumor necrosis factor receptor superfamily member 3 isoform X2, with amino-acid sequence MSHTLVMMVSLKCSVAFIYVLSIWTMGYAGSCDEQQTPNDGMCCDRCRPGEYMKQLQCDARDKAVCSPCPEGFYSEHFNRFDRCEKCKSCPHEYAVKCTPTTNAKCSCRSGFLCSSNECLTCEENKCVAGEILNRTDIPQGGQLIKYSYRCEAACTANAYFDVKEKTCKQRTQCSAFGLAELFPGNKTHNSVCDICENYPVLGFSTADFPLPKEECGLQLSISDECKECSSLDENQTSAIPILCTLG; translated from the exons ATGAGCCACACACTGGTCATGATGGTTTCTCTGAAGTGTTCGGTTGCATTTATATATGTGCTGAGTATTTGGACTATGGGATATGCTGGGAGCTGTGATGAGCAACAGACTCCGAACGACGGAATGTGCTGTGACCGTTGTCGTCCAG gtGAATATATGAAGCAGTTGCAATGCGATGCGCGTGATAAAGCTGTCTGTAGCCCCTGTCCTGAGGGCTTCTACTCTGAACACTTCAACAGATTTGACAGATGTGAGAAATGCAAGTCATGCCCTCATG AATATGCTGTGAAATGTACACCAACCACAAATGCCAAATGTTCGTGTCGCTCGGGTTTCCTGTGCTCCAGCAACGAGTGTTTGACTTGTGAGGAAAACAAGTGTGTCGCAGGGGAGATACTGAACAGAACAG ACATTCCCCAAGGTGGACAGTTGATTAAGTATTCCTACAGGTGTGAGGCAGCATGTACTGCTAATGCCTATTTCGATGTGAAAGAGAAAACCTGCAAGCAAAGGACACA GTGCAGTGCATTTGGACTCGCAGAACTATTTCCAGGAAACAAAACCCACAACTCAGTTTGTGATATTTGTG aAAACTATCCTGTGTTAGGTTTCAGCACTGCAGACTTCCCCCTGCCGAAAGAGGAGTGTGGACTCCAGCTCAGTATTTCCGATGAATGCAAGGAGTGCAGCAGTTTGGACGAAAACCAAACATCTGCAATCCCCATTCTTTGTACTTTAGGATAA